The genomic interval CTCTCAGTCAACCTGCCTCTCAACTTCATAACTGATTCACGACTGCTAAGGAACAGCGTAGCCGTAATGCATCAAATCTTTTGACACCATGGGTTACGCTATCGCTATTTACCTGTCGGTAACCCCAGGCGTTTACGAAACCCATCATCGTACAGCGCATTTTTCCAGTTACTAGCGACCTTAACCTGCTCTGGAGTCAATCCCTTGGCTCCCTTGAAGTTAGCGTTTTGTAAATTAGCACCTTTCAAATCTGCATTTTCCAGATCTGCTTCTTTCAAATCAGCATTCGTCAGGTTGAACCCACTCAAATTTTCATTTCTCAGATTGCATCCCCGACACTCATTTCTATCTTTCAACCGTTTGACATGTTCTGGAATTGCACTGACCTGAGAAATTGATGACAACCCGATCAAAAGGCTGGTAGCTGCACAAACATAGATTGATTGCATGAAGCTTTTTGGTGAAAGGGGCAGTTCTAGTTAGCGTCTTGCTCCATAAAGATTAGCGCCTCTCAAGTCAGCACCATTCAGGTCTGCGCCTCTGAGGTCGGCATTACTGAGGTCTGCGCCCCTGAGGTCGGCGTTACGGAGGTTCCAGCCTCTCAGGTCGGCTCCGCTCAGGTCGCATCCGGGACAGGCATTCGTGTTGCGGAGTTGCCGCAGATGGCTGGGGTTGGCGGCAGCAACAGTGCTTGCCAGAGCCATTAGTGTCAAAATAACCGTTGTCCCTAAAAATTTCAGCTTCATTTTGCTCAACTCCTTAGCAGGCTTAATGCCTTCATTTTGTGTAGCCCCAAATTCAACGACACCGTTTTAGAGATACACCATTACTACAGGTTCACTCAATAACCCTCCAGACGGCTGCTTGAATTAGCACATACACTCTATAGAATAAATTAGACTTACCTAAGTTCCCCATTGCTACCTGCTTCCCAGATAGCTCCATAGAATGCTCCATCTTTAATATTATTCTGGCACTTAAAATTTAATTTGGCACTGGTTCAGATCAAAACTTTAAAAACACGCCTGAGCCAAGGGGGATAAGCCCTTCGTCACTACTGGTCGATCGCCAGTTCAAGCCACTCTCCAACCACGAACAACCAACCACGAACTTCTTCTATTTCAAGCAGATCGACGGTAAGACTGCTTCTGACCGTGGCGCTGCTGAAGCTGGTGCATGTGGTTGAACAACTGCCAGCAGTATTGTTCGGGTAAGCCACAGGTAACGGCACCCCGCAGCACTACATTGAAATACCAGTCGTTGGGGGCTAATTCTTCCGCCAGCTTATCTACCACGACGTAGGTTCGGACGTTCTTGTAAATCTGACTCTGGCAGTGAACCTGCACTGTTTCGTGCCGATAGCCACCTTTGGGAACCTCCTCGCGTTCATCCAGGCGATCGCTAAGTCGCCAGGGCAATCGGTATAAAACTCCTTCAACGGAAGAGTTGGAATCTTTAACCACGTCTAATACCCCACAATCCCGACGTAAAGAGCGGCGGTAGAACCCTAACCGATACCCATTGAGGGTTGCAGGTCCAATCACAAACGGGTGAGTATTTTCACCCAACGTCCGTTTTAGATCAACCGGACACATGCAGGAGCCATAGGCAAAATAGTAAAATGTTGAGTCAATCGCCTGCGACTGTTGCATATAGCTCAATGGTTGAGGTTCAACCCTTTTAGGCTGAAATTGATAGGTTTCGTTAGGAGGGACGCTCATAGCTGGACGTGAGGGTTAAGGAACAATCATCGTAGCTGGAGTTTGAACGATGGACTTTAACGGCTCATTCTGAACCCATCTGGTTAACAGCACAGGGTTCAGATGCCTTCTGGTTTGCCATCCAGAGTTCATAGTTTAAGGTCCAATCGCACCCTTTTATAAATTATCATAAACCGATAGGTGAACCGTAGATTGGCAATGATTTTACAGACCACTTAAAGAACATTTCATCAAAATAAATAGGGTTTCCGCAAAATTACGGGTCTAAATTCATCTCAGTTTCAAGGAACCTGCTAGTAGATCAAGCGGTAATGAAACGATTGACGCTGCAAATAAGTAGCTGGGTGGAATCAAACGTAGGATGGGTTAGCGGTAGCGTAACCCATGCAGGTGCTGGGTTTCGTGCCTCAACCCAACCTACGCAAGTTTTATATTTAATTAGTCCCACCTACTTACACAAATATAAGCTCTTCAACTCCGGATGAGTTGAAGAGCCTGTAACTATTTTCTTTGAAATGAAAGGCTTTGTTGGTAGTGATGGTTACTAACCCGTTGCTCAATTACTCGCCGTGATTTGGTTCCAGCCTTGAATAATTGCCTGGAGCGAGGAGGGCAGTTGATTCTGAATTGTATCCGCATACCGTACCGTCGAAGAACGACTGGAAAGCGTGATCGTCGTAAAATCCGCAGAGCCTTGAACAGGAGGATAATTGAGACGGTTAAAACGCTCCAGGTGATGCTGTCGGAGCAACTGTTGAAACTGCCAAACTTGTTGCTGGGAAATACGGCGAACTTCTGGTTTACCTGGAGTCCCGTTAGGGTTAATCAACCTGCGAGTCACCCGTCCATCTCTGGTCAAAGTTGTTTCGTAGGTTCTCCCGATAAAGCCACCACTGGCGATCGCCCGAAACACAGTTTTTGCATCCACGGCAGGAGGCAGTTCACCGGCTGAAATCGGGGTTGGTTGGATACTGCCGTCACCCCTGGGAGGGGAAGTTGGGCGGCTGGGCGGTTCCAACCGAAAGTTAAACCCCCGTCGGTCAGTCCGATATACCCAGCGACGGTTGCCATCCGAGAGAACAACTCGCCACCCATCAACCGTTGCCTGGGTGCACAATTCATCCGGCTTAGGCAGTCCTAAACAACCGTCCGACCAGTTTTTGCGGGCTGCTTCCACAACACGCAACTTACCTGGAGGAATGCCAGTCCGTTGGCTCAGGTCCTGTCGCAGCTTATTTGCCGCAGGTTGAGGAAACTGGGTGTTGCTGGCTGGCTGAGCTGCCAGATTACTTTCTATGTTGAAAACTGCTGAAACTGATGGTGCAGTCGTTTCTGTAACCTGATGCGTCAGGGTCAAGTTTATTGCCCTTGCTGGTTCGACAAAACCTGCCCCTACCGAAATCATTCCAGCTAAAGCCAAAACCGAACATAAGCGGCACAATGACCACTGGTTGAGGGATACGATCGCTCCTTGCTGTCCCGCATTCAACCGCTGCAAATTCTCGTGCTTCATAAGAAATCCTCTCTCGCAACCATCCTTTTCCTCAAAGCCCACCTTCCCGCACAAACCTTAGACCGTCAATTTTTAGACGTAGAATTAGGGTCTCTGAGTTCCGCTGATGGCTCATCAAGGAGCTAGAAATCAGAAGAAAGGCAGCGGGCGGAAGGCAGCGGGCAACAGGAGGAGAAATGTGGAGAGATGGAGAGAAGGAGAAGGAATAGGGGAACGATCTAAATCCTTTACCCTGCCTATTCTTTCCTTACCCTGCCTATTTTTTCTTAGGAACTGTTTTGGCTGGTGGGGAGGGTTGCTCAGGCGGTTGTAACTGTTGCCAGAGTTGGTCAAAACTAGCCGGAAAGACAACTCGCCAAACGGCTAAGACCGCGATCGCTACTATCCCCAAAGTGAGAAGGTTGTAAAAGATCTTGGCGATCGGGAGGCGAAACGAAGGTCTTGCTGCGCGACGGGTTGTGACGGGTTTCGAGACAACCGACCTGACCGGAGACGATGGGATGGATCGCGAAGTCCTGCTGGGAGGATCTCCCACTACTGCTCCCACGGTCGATCGCATCGCCTGAAGTTGATGAATCACAATGGGTGGTTTTCGCTCAGAACGAGTCCACTGCACCAAGGCAACAACTGGAATCGCACATAAGTTGGGCGTTTCCAGGGCACGCAACCGTTGCATTAAACCCTGATCACTCGATACAATCACCACCAACCCGTCTGGCCGATTACGCGCCAACCCATAGGCAGCCTGAACTAACGTTAGGGTCAGTCGGGAGCGTTTACTTAAGTTGTGACCTTCAGCAGGTTTGAGGGAAGGGTGGGTGGCGATCGCAGCAGCCGATTTCCAACCACTTTCAGGAAAAAATCGGACAAACTCCCTGGCAGTTTGCTCCTGAGTCGGGTCAGATGCGCGATCGGTCAAGAAGTTAATCTCTTCCAGAATTATCTTAGGAACAAAACATTCTCCGATTCGGGAGAATTCTCGCCACTCCCGCACACCCCCGCCCATTAGGGCACTGACATCGAACATGAGTAAGAAAGGAGGAATAACCGCCATAGGAGTTGTGAGTTGGGTAAGCCGAAAATTTGAATGGAATAAACTTTTGGGAGAGCAAACAAACCAATCCGAACGAATTAAAAAATTAAAGGATACTCTGAGTGTTCTTCTTAGACGAGGAACTCTTACAATTTAATAAATTGAGGGCGATTAAGAAGCTTTAACTGTAAAGCTAGGTAACAAAAGTTTCAAAAAGGTTTAGAAAAGCCAAGCAACTTGATTAAAGCTCTATTTTATAAAGTTACAACGGACCTTAGAGGCAAATTATGAGCAACGTATCGAAATATCGCTTAGTTTGCACCCTTTCTTTTGGTGACATTTATGGTCAAATCATCGTTTGGCTCATTGTTATCTTTTTAAGTTTGGCTTCAGCAATGGCACTCATGGGAGCCAGCCGCCCCATTTATGCCCTGGCAACTGTTGGACTCATTTTGGTATTAACCTTACCTTTCCTCCTATTTGCCTTCGTCACAACGTTGCTCAACCATATTGAATTGGCACCCGTAGACCCAGTAACCAATAAGACGGTAGCAACCTCATCCCAAAGCTCATCCCCTCAACGACCTGCTCAGGCAGCAGGTTAGCTTAAACTGACGGCATGATTGATCACGACGTAATTATTGTCGGTGGAGGACTGGCAGGTTCTCGTGCTGCACTAGAAATTGCCCGCACCGATCCCAACCTGAGTGTGGCAGTTGTTGCCAAAACCCACCCAATCCGCTCTCACTCTGTTGCCGCTCAGGGGGGAATTGCAGCCACCCTAAAGAACGTAGACACCACTGATAGTTGGGAAGCCCATGCCTTTGATACGGTCAAAGGTTCCGACTATCTGGCCGATCAGGATGCTGTAGAGATCCTGACGCGCGAAGCTGCGGACGTGGTAATTGACCTGGAACATATGGGTGTTTTATTCTCCCGCTTGCCCGATGGACGAATCGCCCAGCGAGCTTTTGGGGGTCATTCCCATAACCGCACCTGCTATGCAGCCGATAAAACGGGCCATGCGATTTTGCATGAGCTGATTAGTAACCTGATGGCTCATGGTGTCACCGTGTATGACGAATGGTACGTGCTGCGGCTGATCCTGGAAGAAGGGCAGATGAAGGGACTGGTAATGTACCACCTCCTGGATGGTCAGTTGGCTGTCGTTCGGGCAAAAACCGTGATGGTTGCCACAGGCGGATATGGGCGCGTTTATAACACCACCTCGAACGATTATGCGTCCACTGGGGATGGTCTTTCCATGACTGCGCTGGCAGGGTTGCCCTTGGAAGACATGGAGTTTGTCCAATTCCATCCCACAGGGCTTTATCCTGCTGGGGTGCTGATTTCAGAAGCGGTCAGAGGAGAAGGTGCCTATCTCATTAATAGTGATGGGCGGCGGTTTATGGAAGATTATGCTCCCAGTCGTATGGAATTAGCCCCGCGCGATATTACTTCACGGGCAATTACCTCTGAAATTCGGGCAGGGCGAGGAATCCATTCCGATCGCAGTGCGGGTGGTCCCTTCGTTTATCTCGATCTGCGCCACATGGGGCAGGAAAAAATCATGAACCGGGTTCCCTTCTGCTGGGAAGAAGCCCACCGCCTGGTTGGGATTGACGCCGTACATGAACCGATCCCCGTGCGCCCCACCGTCCACTACTCGATGGGGGGCATTCCAGTTAATACAGATGGACAGGTGAGAAGTAGCGCAGAAGACCTGGTAGATGGTTTTTTTGCCGCCGGAGAAGCCGCCTGTGTCTCTGTTCATGGGGCAAACCGCCTGGGAAGCAATTCTCTCCTGGAGTGTGTAGTGTACGGTCGTCGAACGGGGGCTGCGATCGCTCGCTATGTGCAAAATCGCAAACTTCCTGATCTCAATGAGTCCCACTACCTGACCGAAATCCGCAACCAAATTCAATCGCTCCTCAACCAACCTGGTTCCTACCGGATTGCCCAGGTGCGACAAGCTTATCAAGATTGCATGACTGAATATTGCGGTGTATTTCGGACTGAGACCATCATGCAAACAGGACTGGCAAAACTGAAACAAATCCAACAGCAATACGATCAGATTCGCCTGGACGACAAAGGCACCCTCTGGAACACTGAAATCGTTGAAGCTTTAGAACTTCGTAGTTTGATGATTGTCGGCGAAATGATCCTGACTGCTGCCCTCAACCGCCAGGAAAGCCGAGGTTCCCACTCCCGCGAAGATTACCCCAATCGGGATGACTCAAATTTCCTCAAACATACCCTGACTTACTATTCCCCAGCCGGGATCGATATCCAGTACAAACCCGTTACGATCACCCGATTCCAACCCCAGGAGCGAAAGTATTAAAAGTCAGAGAAAGGATAAATACTGAAGGTTGAAGGCTGAAGTATAAAAACACTCTCCTGCCCATCAACCCATCATCTCCCTCACTTTCTCCTCGTCACCTTCACCCTTACGCCCGTCCCCCTTTTATCCTTCATCCTTCATCCTTCATCCTTCCCTCCCCCCTTTCTCTCCAATCCCGTAATTTAGCTAAACAATCAGGAGAAATGTTTGCAGACTGAGTAGAATGGCAAATACAAGTCCAAACTTTCAATAAATTGCTAACTTTGTGGTGTTTGAGGAGTGTTGACTGATGAATCACGTCTCGATCAGCGTCATAGCTCCAATTTAACCTTGGTTGGAGTATTCTTCGATTATTAACCTCACCTTATTTGCTAAACCTGCTAATGCCTGTGATTGAAAGAGCTGAAAGAAAACCAAACCGCGATTTACCCACAATTAACGAGCGTATTCGATTCCCAAAGATTCGGGTGATTGACTCGGACGGAGCACAGTTGGGGATTTTAACTCCCCGTGAGGCGATGCAAATTGCTGACGAAAAAGAGCTTGATCTCGTTTTGGTCAGTGATAAGGCAGATCCTCCCGTTTGCCGAATTATGGACTACGGTAAATTTAAGTTTGAGCAGGAGAAAAAAGCACGGGAAGCAAAGAAGAAGCAGCATACCGTTGATGTCAAAGAAGTCAAAATGCGCTACAAAATTGAGGAGCATGACTACAATGTCCGCATTAATCAAGCGAAGCGCTTCCTCAAAGATGGCGATAAAGTCAAAGCCACAATTATGTTCCGTGGACGAGAAATTCAGCATAGTGATATTGCAGAAGACTTGCTAAAGCGAATGGCAAATGATTTGCAGGAAGTCGCTGAAGTGCAGCAAGCCCCCAAAAAGGAGGGGCGCAACATGATGATGCTGTTAGCTCCGAAGAAGTAGGCGATCGCCAAGCCGAAAAAAACTTTTGGCTTCTAGCTATCAGCCGTCAGCCGTCAGCCGTTAGAGAAAAGCTGGTAGCTGATGGCTGATGTTGCTTCAAGCTGGTGCAGTTGTTGCCTCACCTCACCCCCGAGTCCTATTTCCCGGTACAAATTTCCCGTCCCTATCTACAATAAAAGCCGTTTGGGGCACTCTAGTAAGGTGTTATCCTATTGACTTCACAGGTTTGCGCTTAAGACCGTTCAAAATTCAAAATGCCGAATTAAGAATTGGAAAGCCTTGTTAGTAAGCATTCTCAATTTTAAATTGGCAATTTTAAATTGATTCTCTTTCCTCAGGGGGCGTCGTTTGAAAGTGAGCCTGCAACCTGTGTTTCGGATAGCTCTTGGGATAGGTGACTCAGGGATAGGCTACAACACGGGAAGCAGACGCTGAATGGAACTTAGAGACAAGGGGTTTGGCAAAAGTGGATTGGGGCAGAAGTTTCTGCGGTGGGTAAACCTGCGCCCGGAGGAAAGCGAACGAACCTTCCTGATGTTTGCTTTCTATACCACCACTTCGATCGGACTGGTCTGGTTGGAAGCAAGCACGATCGCCCTGTTTCTGCAAGCCTATGGGGCGGAAGAAGGGTTGCCCTGGATTTATATTGCCAGTGCGGGGATTGGGTCTGGTCTAGGGGTTTTGTTTACTCAGTTGCAAAGGTTTTTGCCTTTGCATCGGGTCATTGTCATGACTGCTATTTTAATGGCAGCGCCCCTGTTGCTGTTTTGGTTGGGATTGGGCTTGCCCGAGGATCTGGAACTCTGGCAATTCTCGCTGCCAGCAGTCACGATCTTTCTGATGCGGCTGTGGTTAGAAGCCATTTATGTTCTTAACGACCTAAATACGTCGATTACTGCCAACCAACTTTTTAACATTCGTGAAATTAAACGAACTTATCCCTTAATTAGCAGTGGAATCTTGGTTGCGGACGTAATTAGCGGTTTCTCACTCAACTGGATGATTGCCCTGGTGGGTGGGCTAAAAAATATCGTCCTTCTGGCTTTTCTGATGCTGGCGATTGGGGCAGTAATTTTGTTCTATTTGAGCCGCGCCTATCGCCAAGCATTTCCTGATTTTTTGCGTCGGCAGGTGGAAGAACGTCAGCCAGATTATGTGAATCGTCGGTTGAAAGGTCCCCTACGGCGCTATGTAATCCTACTATTCACGTTTTTTATTCTGGCGCAGGTATTGTTTCTGCTGATTGATTTCCGCTTTCTCAGCGATTTGCAAACGAATCGATCGGACGAACAGATCGCCGGATTTCTGGGGCTATTTAGTGGCATTTTGGGCGTCTTCGAGTTGGCAATGCAGTGGTTAGCCTCAAGCCGGGTGATTGAGCGGGTGGGGGTATTCACAGCAGCAATGACCCTTCCAGGCGTGATCAGTGTCCTGGGTGCCCTGGCAATGGCGATCGCAGGGTTTTCCTGGGAATCGGCACTGTTTTCCAGTCTGGTGATGCTCAAATTTTTAGACGAGTTGCTGCACTACACCCTGTTTGCCAGTGTCGGACCCGTTCTCTTTCAACCCATTCCGGATGCTCTTCGGAGTAACATTCAGTCCAATGTACGCGGTGTTGCGGAACCCCTATCTACGGGCGCAACCGGAATTGTTCTATTAGGGCTGGTTGCTCTGGATGGACTTTATTGGCTATTACCTGCCATTTTGTTTTTGGCGCTCGTTTGGGTTGTGATCATCTGGCTGCTGCGTGCCAAATATGTTGGGCTACTGGTCATGAGTGCTGAGCGGGGTCAACTCAGCGCCGATGTGGATTTGGTCGAGCTAAAACGAGCGGTAGTAGAAGCTTTAGAGCAAGCGGGAACAGAAGCCCATAAAAGTTCTTGCATTGAGCTTTTGAGCCAGCTTGATCCTAAGAATGTGGGTGAGGTGTTGGCACCCATGTTGGCTAAGTTGCCCCCTTCTTTACAGCGCAAGAGCCTGGAAGAAATGCTGGCCTATCCCAACCCGGCTTATCTCGATCAGGTGCGGGCATTGATCGACCAGTCCCCACCGCCGGATGTCCTCGCCGTTGTATTGCGCTACATCTGGCTGACTGATACGCAACCAGACATTCGCCAATTGCGTCCCTACTTAAAGCCAGAAGTTGATCCGATCGTGCGAGGAACGGCGGCTTCGCTGATGTTACGGCGCGGCAACCCGACTCAGAAAGCAGAAGCAACTAATACGCTGCGGCTGATGCTGACCCACCAGCAGGAACGGGAACGGGTCATGGGCTGTCGAGCACTGGGAGAGGCTGTGTATCTTCAAGCATTGCGGTTGTATATCCCAAATCTCCTCCAGGATGGCTCATTAC from Kovacikia minuta CCNUW1 carries:
- a CDS encoding pentapeptide repeat-containing protein, which codes for MQSIYVCAATSLLIGLSSISQVSAIPEHVKRLKDRNECRGCNLRNENLSGFNLTNADLKEADLENADLKGANLQNANFKGAKGLTPEQVKVASNWKNALYDDGFRKRLGLPTGK
- a CDS encoding pentapeptide repeat-containing protein; the protein is MKLKFLGTTVILTLMALASTVAAANPSHLRQLRNTNACPGCDLSGADLRGWNLRNADLRGADLSNADLRGADLNGADLRGANLYGARR
- a CDS encoding gamma-glutamylcyclotransferase, whose translation is MSVPPNETYQFQPKRVEPQPLSYMQQSQAIDSTFYYFAYGSCMCPVDLKRTLGENTHPFVIGPATLNGYRLGFYRRSLRRDCGVLDVVKDSNSSVEGVLYRLPWRLSDRLDEREEVPKGGYRHETVQVHCQSQIYKNVRTYVVVDKLAEELAPNDWYFNVVLRGAVTCGLPEQYCWQLFNHMHQLQQRHGQKQSYRRSA
- a CDS encoding PIN domain-containing protein; amino-acid sequence: MAVIPPFLLMFDVSALMGGGVREWREFSRIGECFVPKIILEEINFLTDRASDPTQEQTAREFVRFFPESGWKSAAAIATHPSLKPAEGHNLSKRSRLTLTLVQAAYGLARNRPDGLVVIVSSDQGLMQRLRALETPNLCAIPVVALVQWTRSERKPPIVIHQLQAMRSTVGAVVGDPPSRTSRSIPSSPVRSVVSKPVTTRRAARPSFRLPIAKIFYNLLTLGIVAIAVLAVWRVVFPASFDQLWQQLQPPEQPSPPAKTVPKKK
- a CDS encoding succinate dehydrogenase/fumarate reductase flavoprotein subunit, with the protein product MIDHDVIIVGGGLAGSRAALEIARTDPNLSVAVVAKTHPIRSHSVAAQGGIAATLKNVDTTDSWEAHAFDTVKGSDYLADQDAVEILTREAADVVIDLEHMGVLFSRLPDGRIAQRAFGGHSHNRTCYAADKTGHAILHELISNLMAHGVTVYDEWYVLRLILEEGQMKGLVMYHLLDGQLAVVRAKTVMVATGGYGRVYNTTSNDYASTGDGLSMTALAGLPLEDMEFVQFHPTGLYPAGVLISEAVRGEGAYLINSDGRRFMEDYAPSRMELAPRDITSRAITSEIRAGRGIHSDRSAGGPFVYLDLRHMGQEKIMNRVPFCWEEAHRLVGIDAVHEPIPVRPTVHYSMGGIPVNTDGQVRSSAEDLVDGFFAAGEAACVSVHGANRLGSNSLLECVVYGRRTGAAIARYVQNRKLPDLNESHYLTEIRNQIQSLLNQPGSYRIAQVRQAYQDCMTEYCGVFRTETIMQTGLAKLKQIQQQYDQIRLDDKGTLWNTEIVEALELRSLMIVGEMILTAALNRQESRGSHSREDYPNRDDSNFLKHTLTYYSPAGIDIQYKPVTITRFQPQERKY
- the infC gene encoding translation initiation factor IF-3; the protein is MPVIERAERKPNRDLPTINERIRFPKIRVIDSDGAQLGILTPREAMQIADEKELDLVLVSDKADPPVCRIMDYGKFKFEQEKKAREAKKKQHTVDVKEVKMRYKIEEHDYNVRINQAKRFLKDGDKVKATIMFRGREIQHSDIAEDLLKRMANDLQEVAEVQQAPKKEGRNMMMLLAPKK
- a CDS encoding HEAT repeat domain-containing protein; protein product: MELRDKGFGKSGLGQKFLRWVNLRPEESERTFLMFAFYTTTSIGLVWLEASTIALFLQAYGAEEGLPWIYIASAGIGSGLGVLFTQLQRFLPLHRVIVMTAILMAAPLLLFWLGLGLPEDLELWQFSLPAVTIFLMRLWLEAIYVLNDLNTSITANQLFNIREIKRTYPLISSGILVADVISGFSLNWMIALVGGLKNIVLLAFLMLAIGAVILFYLSRAYRQAFPDFLRRQVEERQPDYVNRRLKGPLRRYVILLFTFFILAQVLFLLIDFRFLSDLQTNRSDEQIAGFLGLFSGILGVFELAMQWLASSRVIERVGVFTAAMTLPGVISVLGALAMAIAGFSWESALFSSLVMLKFLDELLHYTLFASVGPVLFQPIPDALRSNIQSNVRGVAEPLSTGATGIVLLGLVALDGLYWLLPAILFLALVWVVIIWLLRAKYVGLLVMSAERGQLSADVDLVELKRAVVEALEQAGTEAHKSSCIELLSQLDPKNVGEVLAPMLAKLPPSLQRKSLEEMLAYPNPAYLDQVRALIDQSPPPDVLAVVLRYIWLTDTQPDIRQLRPYLKPEVDPIVRGTAASLMLRRGNPTQKAEATNTLRLMLTHQQERERVMGCRALGEAVYLQALRLYIPNLLQDGSLRVRCALLEAIAATRLEEFYPSLLRGLYYKSTRQAAMKALVRLENEAIPLLVELAADKHKPDLVQMYAWQAIGQIGTIQAVDVLISHLMTAWGTSRRNILRILLEMPGETGIESVLERLGRSGIERLIDQEILFMGQLYAALLDILPGQVPGREADLLRRAMRDMQTDAEERLFSLMKFLYPISAIKAASFNLQSNSPSNRARGLEILDNTLDIPSKRALLSLLDQRPDRDKVQSLSDLMTYERMTPSDRLRRLLDLRHFQSDWALACCFHLARQARWSLTADQTLSCLRHPRGFVREAVLGYLKMASPRALVRLLPMLKNDPDPLVADQVKQIIQEFAKKTSSTTQQPAKRGNNNVINFPNTPGFETI